One Myxococcales bacterium genomic region harbors:
- a CDS encoding HEAT repeat domain-containing protein has protein sequence MQDLRSLLSQTDPSKRVRALMTLPTRRRRPSPSAYRLVAALATSDPDRVVRIMCCHTMKWAPSAIALPALLGVLRNPSELASVRQEAMEALAYHPRERVPEAVVAAGLRDPSPQVRFFAAYTAGELRFSSTRPALRALLENDRASTPFGRVRTAARRALGQLG, from the coding sequence ATGCAAGACCTTCGATCCCTTCTGTCGCAGACGGACCCGAGCAAACGTGTTCGAGCGCTGATGACGTTGCCCACGCGTCGCCGTCGACCTTCTCCCTCGGCCTACCGGCTCGTCGCCGCATTGGCGACCAGCGACCCCGACAGGGTCGTGCGTATCATGTGCTGCCACACGATGAAGTGGGCCCCGTCGGCCATCGCGCTCCCCGCGCTCTTGGGAGTATTGAGGAACCCAAGCGAGCTCGCCAGCGTACGGCAAGAGGCGATGGAGGCGCTCGCGTATCACCCGCGCGAGCGGGTGCCCGAAGCCGTCGTGGCGGCAGGGCTACGCGATCCTTCTCCGCAGGTGCGGTTCTTTGCCGCCTACACCGCAGGAGAGCTACGATTTTCGTCGACGAGGCCCGCGCTGAGGGCTCTCCTCGAGAACGATCGGGCGTCGACACCGTTCGGTCGAGTTCGCACGGCGGCTCGACGAGCCCTCGGCCAGCTCGGATGA
- a CDS encoding protein kinase → MSRASLADGTVVCDGFRVDRLVRQDSGTETYRATGPAGQACMLHVLFLRVRDRSLVRWKHEITAVNRVSHPAVPKTLGGGATEAGRAVIVTQPVSGESLEELRRAWGGRMPGEAAIAHMCEVLEALEAAHSRGVVHGALRPRSVFVDPERVDTRIVIGDFGYSRLFEESHQRGRSLSDTGLTSVFLAPEQRGGTYVADARTDIYAVAAVAMYLLGQDGIVLMATETEGEKSRTMRKKLIADRVAEAKLPSGVATALEKAISPSRTERQAAARVLLEDLRQAMGGIPSLAPRNVDTHDDPPTIATIAELQQILIEEARLSMGATDTGVDPLAVPRVETPFQAPTAQPSSPAASAPAAPASSRPETTSDAPVAVPPPPDDDDLDEPATLIAARAPVAIASVSSPVSVPVPSPISVPVPVPSEPARVSVGSGRSERPAEPSEAERQHLGKLLAGRYVLDRPLASGGMATVYLGALVESGGVARTVAIKRVHPSLAVDAKCTAMMLDEARMASRISHANVVPILDVVREGAEIMLVLEYVHGVTASQLAREGSNQTSIPANVASAIVCGALRGLDAAHAATDVQGRPMGLVHRDISPQNIMVGLDGAARVIDFGIARALGRAEVTTGTELRGKVAYMAPERLRGQKTDLRVDLWSAGVVLWELVMGTKLFQAEDPIEAAVKVCTGSIPQTGNDPLDGVLERALARDLDDRYPTAGDMANALEAAVPPASPAEVSAFMRKGCARLLDAQTAALASLKNRIEKGNVEPVYPRLRTPMGFGVTKLSDITGNEEKAVAEPEPQAASHVSSAPPPAAAAPAPAPAPAPAPAPAEPEAPAPTAALDAPEPQKSPETGAAVAPAAPSPQDAEPKLELDYKPSPAAPKAAAPTEAGLVEPSASARLPAVAEPKAASSVGPVLAVLAVLLGVAALLGFFMMWLARG, encoded by the coding sequence GTGAGTCGTGCCTCGCTCGCAGATGGGACCGTCGTATGCGACGGCTTCCGAGTCGACCGGCTGGTCCGCCAAGACTCGGGCACAGAGACGTACCGCGCCACGGGGCCGGCCGGGCAAGCGTGCATGCTGCACGTTCTGTTCCTGCGCGTGCGTGACCGCTCCCTCGTGCGGTGGAAGCACGAGATCACGGCCGTGAACCGCGTGAGCCACCCCGCGGTCCCGAAGACCTTGGGCGGCGGCGCGACCGAGGCGGGGCGCGCCGTGATCGTGACGCAGCCCGTGTCGGGCGAGTCGCTCGAGGAGCTCCGGCGCGCGTGGGGCGGCAGGATGCCGGGCGAGGCCGCCATCGCGCACATGTGCGAGGTGCTCGAGGCGCTCGAGGCGGCGCACTCCCGAGGCGTCGTGCACGGCGCGCTCCGACCGCGCAGCGTGTTCGTCGATCCCGAGCGCGTCGACACCCGCATCGTCATCGGCGACTTCGGCTACTCGAGGCTCTTCGAGGAGAGCCACCAGCGCGGGCGCTCGCTCTCCGACACGGGCCTCACGAGCGTGTTCCTCGCGCCCGAGCAGCGCGGCGGCACCTACGTGGCCGACGCCCGCACCGACATCTACGCGGTGGCCGCGGTCGCCATGTACCTCCTCGGCCAAGACGGCATCGTCCTCATGGCCACCGAGACCGAGGGCGAAAAATCGCGCACGATGCGCAAGAAGCTCATCGCCGACCGCGTCGCCGAGGCGAAGCTGCCCTCGGGCGTCGCCACGGCGCTCGAGAAGGCGATCTCGCCCTCGCGCACCGAGCGCCAGGCCGCGGCGCGTGTGCTGCTCGAAGACCTGCGGCAAGCCATGGGCGGCATCCCGTCGCTCGCCCCGCGCAACGTCGACACGCACGACGACCCGCCCACGATCGCCACGATCGCCGAGCTCCAGCAGATCCTCATCGAAGAGGCGCGCCTCAGCATGGGCGCGACCGACACCGGCGTGGATCCGCTCGCCGTGCCGCGCGTCGAGACGCCCTTCCAAGCCCCCACGGCGCAACCGTCGTCGCCCGCGGCGAGCGCTCCCGCGGCCCCGGCTTCGTCGCGCCCCGAGACCACGTCCGACGCCCCGGTGGCCGTCCCGCCACCTCCCGACGACGACGACCTCGACGAGCCCGCGACCTTGATCGCCGCGCGCGCCCCGGTGGCGATCGCGTCGGTGAGCTCGCCGGTCAGCGTGCCCGTCCCCTCGCCCATCTCGGTGCCCGTGCCCGTGCCGAGCGAGCCCGCCCGTGTGTCGGTCGGCTCCGGGAGGAGCGAGCGGCCCGCCGAGCCCTCGGAGGCCGAGCGGCAGCACCTCGGCAAGCTCCTCGCCGGCAGGTACGTGCTCGATCGCCCGCTCGCGTCGGGCGGCATGGCCACCGTGTACCTCGGCGCGCTCGTCGAGTCGGGCGGGGTCGCGCGGACCGTGGCCATCAAGCGCGTGCACCCGAGCCTCGCGGTCGACGCGAAGTGCACGGCCATGATGCTCGACGAGGCCCGCATGGCGTCGCGCATCTCGCACGCGAACGTCGTGCCCATCCTCGACGTGGTCCGCGAGGGCGCCGAGATCATGCTCGTGCTCGAGTACGTGCACGGCGTGACCGCCTCGCAGCTCGCGCGCGAAGGCTCGAACCAGACCTCGATCCCCGCCAACGTCGCGTCGGCCATCGTGTGCGGCGCGCTGCGCGGCCTCGACGCGGCCCACGCCGCGACCGACGTGCAAGGCCGGCCCATGGGGCTCGTTCACCGCGATATTTCCCCGCAGAACATCATGGTCGGCCTCGACGGCGCGGCGCGTGTCATCGACTTCGGCATCGCGCGCGCGCTCGGCCGCGCCGAGGTGACCACGGGCACCGAGCTCCGCGGCAAGGTCGCGTACATGGCCCCCGAGCGCCTCCGCGGCCAAAAGACCGACCTCCGCGTCGACCTGTGGTCGGCCGGCGTCGTGCTCTGGGAGCTCGTCATGGGGACGAAGCTCTTTCAGGCCGAGGATCCGATCGAGGCCGCCGTGAAGGTGTGCACGGGCTCGATCCCACAGACCGGCAACGACCCGCTCGACGGCGTGCTCGAGCGCGCCCTCGCCCGCGACCTCGACGATCGCTACCCCACCGCCGGAGACATGGCCAACGCGCTCGAGGCCGCCGTGCCGCCCGCGAGCCCGGCCGAGGTCTCGGCGTTCATGCGAAAGGGCTGCGCGCGCCTCCTCGACGCGCAGACAGCGGCCCTCGCGTCGCTCAAGAACCGCATCGAGAAGGGCAACGTCGAGCCCGTCTACCCTCGCCTGCGCACGCCGATGGGCTTCGGGGTCACGAAGCTCTCCGACATCACCGGCAACGAAGAGAAAGCCGTGGCGGAGCCCGAGCCCCAGGCCGCGAGCCACGTGTCGAGCGCTCCTCCGCCGGCCGCCGCCGCCCCCGCACCCGCACCCGCACCGGCACCCGCACCGGCACCCGCCGAGCCCGAAGCGCCCGCCCCCACCGCGGCGCTGGACGCACCCGAACCCCAGAAGTCCCCCGAGACGGGCGCGGCCGTCGCACCCGCCGCGCCCTCCCCCCAAGACGCCGAGCCGAAGCTCGAGCTCGACTACAAACCGAGCCCCGCGGCGCCCAAAGCCGCGGCTCCCACCGAGGCCGGGTTAGTCGAGCCGTCGGCCTCGGCGCGCCTGCCCGCGGTGGCCGAGCCCAAAGCCGCGAGCTCGGTCGGCCCGGTGCTCGCCGTGCTCGCGGTGCTGCTCGGCGTGGCAGCGCTCCTCGGCTTCTTCATGATGTGGCTCGCGCGCGGCTGA
- a CDS encoding cryptochrome/photolyase family protein, with product MFTEALAALTKGKTSGRKYVFVPYDQLSSDIGPLSRESPSDLGIVLVESPAKAARRPYHKQKLATVLANLRSFALEQAARGVHVVHVVSNEGYAEALERVLPRTGALTMMEPAERELRVELAPLVAQKKLTVVPHEGWLSTREDFARACPKAPYRMDVFYKHMRTKTGLLMDARGKPEGGSLSFDKENRKPWKGTPSAPRPPTFPRDAIKDEVCALVTERFASHPGTVDPDHLPSTRADAEAAWAFAMEHALPHFGPYEDAMSTRSSGLFHTRISALLNLHRLLPSRVVGDVATSRLPIATREGFVRQILGWREYVRHVHVATDGLRKIPGLPEPSPLEPASPSWLGADRPLPPVFWGGAPSGLHCLDTVVRDVWDEAYGHHITRLMVLSNIATLLDVSPRELTDWFWVAYVDAFDWVVEPNVLGMGTYAAGPLMTTKPYVSGAAYLAKMSDYCQSCAFDPKTTCPVTRLYWAFLARHEARLPGPRMAMPLVSVRKRSAAEREADAETFERVSLELTEGVRLSPR from the coding sequence ATGTTCACGGAGGCGCTCGCCGCGCTCACGAAGGGGAAGACCTCGGGCCGGAAGTACGTCTTCGTGCCGTACGATCAGCTCTCGTCCGACATCGGCCCGCTCTCCCGCGAGAGCCCGAGCGACCTGGGCATCGTGCTCGTCGAGTCGCCCGCGAAGGCCGCGCGGCGCCCGTACCACAAGCAGAAGCTCGCCACGGTGCTCGCGAACCTGCGGAGCTTCGCCCTCGAGCAGGCGGCGCGCGGGGTGCACGTGGTCCATGTCGTGTCGAACGAGGGGTACGCCGAGGCCCTCGAGCGTGTGCTCCCTCGGACCGGTGCGCTCACCATGATGGAGCCCGCCGAGCGTGAGCTGCGTGTCGAGCTCGCGCCGCTCGTGGCCCAAAAGAAGCTCACCGTCGTGCCTCACGAGGGGTGGCTCTCCACCCGCGAGGACTTCGCGCGCGCGTGCCCGAAGGCCCCGTACCGGATGGATGTGTTCTACAAGCACATGCGGACGAAGACGGGCCTCCTCATGGACGCGCGTGGCAAACCCGAGGGGGGCTCGCTCTCGTTCGACAAAGAGAACCGCAAGCCCTGGAAAGGGACGCCCTCGGCCCCGCGCCCGCCCACGTTCCCTCGCGACGCCATCAAAGACGAGGTGTGCGCGCTCGTCACCGAGCGGTTCGCGTCGCACCCGGGCACCGTCGATCCCGACCACCTCCCGTCCACCCGCGCCGACGCCGAGGCGGCCTGGGCGTTCGCCATGGAGCACGCGCTTCCGCACTTCGGCCCCTACGAGGACGCGATGAGCACGCGCTCGTCGGGGCTCTTCCACACGCGCATCTCGGCGCTCTTGAACCTGCACCGGCTGCTCCCTTCTCGCGTCGTGGGCGACGTGGCCACGTCGCGGTTGCCCATCGCCACACGCGAGGGGTTCGTGCGGCAAATCCTCGGGTGGCGCGAGTACGTCCGTCATGTGCACGTCGCGACCGACGGGCTCCGCAAGATCCCCGGGTTGCCCGAGCCGAGCCCTCTCGAGCCCGCGTCGCCGTCCTGGCTCGGCGCGGACAGGCCGCTGCCCCCTGTCTTCTGGGGTGGCGCTCCGAGCGGGCTCCACTGCCTCGACACGGTGGTGCGCGACGTGTGGGACGAGGCGTACGGTCACCACATCACGCGGCTCATGGTGCTCTCGAACATCGCGACGCTGCTCGACGTCTCGCCGCGTGAGCTCACCGATTGGTTCTGGGTCGCCTACGTCGACGCGTTCGACTGGGTGGTCGAGCCGAACGTGCTCGGCATGGGCACGTACGCGGCGGGCCCCCTCATGACGACGAAGCCGTACGTGTCGGGCGCGGCGTACCTCGCGAAGATGAGCGATTATTGCCAGAGCTGCGCGTTCGACCCGAAGACGACGTGCCCCGTCACGCGGCTCTATTGGGCGTTCCTCGCGCGGCACGAGGCGCGCCTGCCGGGCCCGCGCATGGCCATGCCGCTCGTGTCGGTGCGCAAGCGGAGCGCCGCCGAGCGCGAGGCGGACGCCGAGACGTTCGAGCGTGTCTCACTCGAGCTCACGGAGGGCGTGCGGCTCTCTCCTCGGTGA
- a CDS encoding Fpg/Nei family DNA glycosylase: MPEGHTLHRLARDLGRDLVGHTLAVSSPQGRFAEAEGLSGTELVHVSARGKHLFLRFSGAVVHVHLGLFGRFRRHKGPPPEGPASTVRLRLSTGELTWDLRGPTACALVDREAEEALLARIGADPLVEGDDPEPAFRAMRRSSRAIGALLLDQSLVSGIGNVYRAELLFLVGVHPETPGRDVSLEALRRLWQLAVELLAVGVAKNRIVTRTPPKGVRATRRETLYVYKRRVCTRCESSIEKPTVGGRPAYVCPVCQPKPEA, from the coding sequence GTGCCCGAAGGTCACACGCTCCATCGCCTCGCGCGGGACCTCGGCCGCGATCTCGTGGGGCACACGCTCGCCGTGTCGTCCCCGCAGGGCCGCTTCGCCGAGGCCGAGGGGCTGTCGGGCACCGAGCTCGTCCATGTCTCGGCGCGCGGGAAGCACCTCTTTTTGCGCTTCTCGGGCGCGGTCGTGCACGTGCACCTCGGGCTCTTCGGTCGCTTCCGGCGCCACAAAGGACCGCCTCCCGAGGGGCCCGCGAGCACGGTGCGCCTAAGGCTCTCCACGGGGGAGCTCACGTGGGATCTCCGAGGGCCGACGGCGTGTGCGCTGGTCGACCGCGAGGCCGAAGAGGCCCTGCTCGCGCGCATCGGGGCCGATCCGCTCGTCGAGGGAGACGATCCGGAGCCCGCGTTCCGCGCCATGCGCCGCTCGTCGCGGGCGATCGGCGCGCTGCTCCTCGATCAGTCGCTCGTGTCGGGCATCGGCAACGTGTACCGGGCCGAGCTGCTCTTCCTCGTCGGGGTCCACCCGGAGACCCCGGGCCGCGACGTCTCGCTCGAGGCGCTCCGTCGGCTCTGGCAGCTCGCCGTGGAGCTGCTCGCCGTCGGTGTGGCGAAGAACCGCATCGTGACGCGCACCCCGCCGAAGGGCGTCCGAGCGACGCGCCGCGAGACGCTCTACGTGTACAAGCGCCGCGTGTGCACCCGGTGCGAGAGCTCGATCGAGAAGCCCACGGTGGGCGGCCGCCCGGCGTACGTCTGCCCGGTGTGTCAGCCGAAACCCGAAGCGTAG
- a CDS encoding penicillin-binding protein, whose amino-acid sequence MLRKVVPCLVLGALVSVAAEGHAAKKPTVHARVMHGPQAPHAGAHAPSEPTKAAEPHTPKASQGSLTGKTTLEPDFQAKVLKILDESRAPGGAIVVSDVRTGRVLAWATRGPGDWVKEAATPSASVFKIATTAALLERRKVSLTTKQCYSDTEHGITPGDLEDGPRDIGCAHFGEALGLSINGVFARLALKHLTPGELRSTAQNIGFGGKVPADIDAPFGDFSIPDDRLGFARSSAGFWNAKLSPLGALFAMQTIANDGEKVKLVTHAGDATPQRISLGRAMTTETARAMRQMLEVTTKRGTAAKAFHEDGKPALGNVRVAGKTGTLVGGHPVRMVSWFAGFAPVDSPKIAVAVLLSNDVSWWSKGNQVARRVFEAYFEKP is encoded by the coding sequence ATGCTGCGCAAGGTCGTCCCGTGTCTCGTGCTCGGCGCTCTCGTCTCCGTCGCCGCGGAGGGCCACGCCGCGAAGAAGCCGACGGTGCACGCCCGCGTCATGCACGGCCCCCAAGCCCCGCACGCCGGAGCCCACGCGCCGAGCGAGCCCACCAAGGCGGCCGAGCCTCACACCCCGAAGGCATCGCAAGGGAGCCTCACCGGCAAGACGACCCTCGAGCCCGATTTCCAGGCCAAGGTGCTCAAGATCCTCGACGAGTCGCGCGCCCCCGGCGGGGCCATCGTCGTGTCCGACGTGCGCACCGGTCGTGTCTTGGCTTGGGCCACGCGCGGCCCCGGAGACTGGGTCAAAGAAGCGGCGACGCCGAGCGCGAGCGTCTTCAAGATCGCCACGACCGCGGCCCTCCTCGAGCGGCGCAAGGTCTCGCTCACGACGAAGCAGTGTTACTCCGACACCGAGCACGGCATCACCCCGGGAGATCTCGAGGACGGCCCGCGCGACATCGGGTGTGCCCACTTCGGCGAGGCGCTCGGCCTCAGCATCAACGGCGTGTTCGCGCGGCTCGCGCTGAAGCACCTCACGCCGGGCGAGCTCCGGAGCACCGCCCAGAACATCGGGTTCGGCGGCAAGGTGCCGGCCGACATCGACGCGCCCTTCGGAGACTTCTCGATCCCCGACGATCGCCTCGGTTTCGCGCGCTCCTCGGCGGGCTTCTGGAACGCGAAGCTCTCGCCGCTCGGGGCCCTCTTCGCGATGCAGACCATCGCGAACGACGGCGAGAAGGTGAAGCTCGTCACCCACGCCGGCGACGCCACCCCGCAGCGCATCTCGCTCGGCCGCGCGATGACCACCGAGACCGCCCGCGCGATGCGGCAGATGCTCGAGGTCACCACGAAGCGCGGCACGGCCGCGAAGGCCTTCCACGAGGACGGAAAGCCCGCCCTCGGCAACGTGCGCGTCGCAGGGAAAACAGGCACCCTCGTCGGAGGTCACCCCGTGCGTATGGTCTCGTGGTTCGCCGGGTTCGCGCCCGTCGACTCGCCCAAGATCGCGGTCGCCGTGCTGCTCTCGAACGACGTCTCGTGGTGGTCGAAGGGCAACCAAGTCGCCCGCCGCGTCTTCGAGGCCTACTTCGAAAAGCCCTGA
- a CDS encoding PaaI family thioesterase: MTERVPLDPLATFGPDQPCFGCGPHHPIGFHLEPYREGDAVCVDFTPGERYQGPPGLMHGGLVMTLADELGAWVVLGLKERFGFTAAIEARLMKPVRIGVPVHGRGTIESDTPRILKLKVVLSQEGTETFRGTLTFALLDRAGAERLLGGPLPETWVRFARD; the protein is encoded by the coding sequence ATGACGGAACGCGTGCCGCTCGATCCCCTCGCGACCTTCGGGCCGGACCAGCCGTGTTTCGGCTGTGGCCCTCACCACCCCATCGGCTTTCACCTCGAGCCGTACCGCGAGGGAGACGCGGTGTGCGTCGACTTCACGCCGGGCGAACGCTACCAAGGCCCGCCCGGCCTCATGCACGGGGGCCTCGTGATGACGCTCGCCGACGAGCTCGGCGCGTGGGTCGTGCTCGGCCTCAAAGAGCGCTTCGGGTTCACCGCCGCCATCGAGGCGCGCCTCATGAAGCCCGTGCGCATCGGCGTGCCGGTGCACGGCCGCGGCACGATCGAGAGCGACACGCCCCGCATCTTGAAGCTCAAGGTGGTCCTCTCGCAGGAGGGCACCGAGACCTTCCGAGGCACGCTCACGTTCGCGCTGCTCGACCGCGCGGGCGCCGAGCGGCTCCTCGGAGGGCCCCTCCCGGAGACCTGGGTTCGCTTCGCGAGGGACTAG